In one window of Helianthus annuus cultivar XRQ/B chromosome 17, HanXRQr2.0-SUNRISE, whole genome shotgun sequence DNA:
- the LOC110921638 gene encoding BTB/POZ domain-containing protein At1g63850 — MAATASTHHPKKKPSSTIRFRRRRIKETTISSSATTTTTPHHHNPSAVSPENTSWCCPPAVSSYKPSIPPPPSSPSPESFSAEKHPPLHLPENLKQPQITPTTTMSTTTFHGGAGTYQEPLNTSSFTQFNSALNAGLLNLNPISSPPPTRSSPTLFEMMANEPDSKIPNTVTIPTPKRNSNSNNGHLIPPVDKQSLMQQRLLDILSCGSPGSLFNDPNSSDVKLTLSSKDGLSVCMNVHRQILVAHSRFFADKLVDIRRKVGQQGQQLRGLIDNSNPYIVEIADCDDIEVYIESIRLMYCKDLRRKLMKDDVPRVLGILKVSAAIGFDAGVLSCLEYLEAAPWAEDDEEKVSSLLSELQLEGVSVGEVLKRVSVDVTRESEDENSNNNNQEILLKLLHVVLEGKDEKARRDMKVLVSKMLHENASRNDLKKESLYSACDKCLHLLQRHFLKASKGDLQDVDQITRQSGNLHWLLDILIDRQISEDFLKLWASQTELSEVHSKVPAIHRYEISRVTARLFVGIGKGQLLASKESRCLLLQTWLVPFYDDFTWMRRGSRGLDRNLIEEGLSNTILTLPLAWQQEILMSWFDRFLNSGDDCPNIQKGFEIWWKRAFWRNPEVQREFRVTNANGGNS, encoded by the exons ATGGCAGCTACTGCCTCAACTCACCACCCCAAAAAGAAACCCTCCTCAACCATCCGCTTCCGTCGCCGCCGTATCAAAGAAACCACCATCTcctcctccgccaccaccaccaccacccctcaCCACCACAACCCTTCTGCCGTTTCACCGGAAAACACCTCCTGGTGCTGCCCTCCCGCCGTCTCTTCCTACAAACCCTCAAtcccaccaccaccgtcatctCCGTCGCCGGAATCTTTTTCCGCCGAAAAGCACCCACCTTTACACTTACCGGAGAATCTTAAACAACCCCAGATAACACCCACAACCACAATGTCTACCACCACCTTCCACGGCGGCGCTGGTACCTATCAAGAACCGTTGAACACATCTTCTTTTACCCAATTTAACTCCGCCCTCAACGCCGGTCTGTTGAACTTGAACCCGATTTCGTCACCACCCCCGACCCGATCCAGCCCTACCCTTTTCGAAATGATGGCTAACGAACCCGATTCCAAGATCCCCAACACTGTTACAATTCCAACCCCTAAAAGAAATAGTAACAGTAATAACGGTCATTTGATCCCACCTGTTGATAAGCAGTCTTTGATGCAACAAAGATTGTTGGATATTTTGTCGTGTGGGAGCCCCGGGAGCTTGTTTAATGACCCGAATTCGAGTGATGTGAAGCTCACTTTGAGCTCTAAAGATGGGTTGAGTGTTTGTATGAATGTTCATAGGCAGATCTTGGTGGCTCATAGTCGTTTTTTCGCGGATAAGTTGGTCGATATCCGACGGAAAGTGGGGCAGCAAGGGCAGCAGTTGAGAGGTTTGATTGATAATAGTAATCCCTACATTGTTGAGATTGCTGACTGTGATGACATTGAGGTTTATATCGAGTCGATTCGGTTGATGTATTGTAAAGATTTGAGGAGGAAGCTCATGAAGGATGATGTTCCTAGGGTTCTTGGTATCCTAAAG GTGTCAGCCGCAATCGGGTTTGATGCGGGGGTTTTATCGTGTTTGGAGTACTTAGAAGCTGCTCCATGGGCAGAGGATGATGAAGAAAAGGTTTCATCTTTATTATCTGAGCTACAACTAGAAGGGGTGAGTGTGGGTGAAGTTTTGAAACGGGTTTCAGTTGATGTTACACGCGAGAGTGAAGATGAGAATAGTAATAATAACAATCAAGAAATACTTCTTAAGCTTTTACATGTAGTTCTCGAAGGAAAAGATGAAAAGGCAAGACGGGATATGAAAGTTTTGGTCTCGAAAATGCTTCACGAGAATGCATCAAGAAACGATTTAAAAAAAGAATCTTTGTATTCGGCCTGTGACAAATGTTTGCATTTGTTACAACGCCATTTCTTGAAAGCTTCTAAAGGAGACTTGCAGGATGTGGATCAAATCACACGACAATCCGGTAACTTACATTGGCTTCTTGATATTTTAATCGATAGACAAATTTCCGAGGATTTCTTGAAATTATGGGCGTCACAAACCGAGTTGTCTGAGGTGCATTCTAAAGTGCCTGCGATTCATCGATACGAAATTAGTAGAGTTACAGCAAGATTATTTGTTGGTATTGGAAAAGGTCAACTATTGGCTTCAAAAGAGTCAAGATGCTTGCTTTTACAAACATGGTTGGTCCCTTTTTATGATGATTTCACTTGGATGAGAAGAGGGTCAAGGGGGTTAGACCGTAATTTAATCGAAGAAGGGTTGAGTAATACTATTTTGACTTTGCCTCTCGCTTGGCAACAAGAAATCTTGATGTCTTGGTTTGACCGGTTTTTGAACTCGGGTGATGATTGCCCGAATATACAAAAAGGGTTTGAAATTTGGTGGAAACGCGCGTTTTGGAGAAATCCCGAAGTGCAAAGAGAGTTTCGTGTTACAAATGCAAATGGCGGAAACTCATGA